CTCACCTCAGGGCCGATCACCGCTCCAGGACCGACCACAACTCCATGGGCGAGTTCTGCTCTGGGATCAACCACCGCCATCGGATGAACCTGGGCAGGGCGATCGTCAGTAATCACTGATGTGGAGAGCTCCTCACTCATCACGATCAATCCACCAGAGAAAACATCAGATCACCAGAACAGACAAGCTGTCCATCCACCGTGGCCTCCGCTTTCACTTTGCCAAAACGCTTGCGTTTCAGGCTGAGCAACTCGCAAGTAATCCTCAATTGATCCCCTGGAACCACCGGGCGACGAAAACGAACTCCATCAATGCCGGCAAACACGAACAGGCCCTTAGGGAGATCTGGCATCTGAGTCACAATCAACCCACCCACCTGAGCCATCGCTTCCACAATCAAGACCCCTGGCATCAGAGGTCGACCAGGAAAATGTCCCTGGAACTGCGGCTCATTAAAGGTGACGTTCTTGAGGGCAACAGCTCGTTCCCCTGGAACGTGCTCCAGCACCCGATCCACCAAGGCAAATGGATAGCGATGCGGCAGCAAACCCATGATCTGCTCGGCAT
The window above is part of the Synechococcus sp. WH 8020 genome. Proteins encoded here:
- the fabZ gene encoding 3-hydroxyacyl-ACP dehydratase FabZ; this translates as MTVLASTDTPAAVLNAEQIMGLLPHRYPFALVDRVLEHVPGERAVALKNVTFNEPQFQGHFPGRPLMPGVLIVEAMAQVGGLIVTQMPDLPKGLFVFAGIDGVRFRRPVVPGDQLRITCELLSLKRKRFGKVKAEATVDGQLVCSGDLMFSLVD